In the genome of Candidatus Limnocylindria bacterium, the window CAAAGACCTTCCCGGTGAGCGGGTCGGCGTAGCGCGCCTCGACCTGCAGCACCGTGACTCGCTCAAATGACACTGGCGTAAGCATGAGCACCATCTCGGCGCTCGGTTGGTAGTCGTTCGCAGGTTCCCATACCGGCAAGAAGTCCAGTCCTCGATCGGGATCGTCCTCGGGCGCGGCGCGCGTGCGAAAACGAATCTTGGTTGCCGCTCGCTGCCCCGTGTTCTTGATGAGCAGGCCGTAGCCGTCGGCAGCGCGAGCCGCATTTGGGTTCATCAGCGAGAGCACGGGACGCTCGAACGGACTCAGCAAGTTGCGTGTCTCGTTGTGGACCCGCGCTGCAAACGCCACGCTCACCAAGCCTGTGATCGCCGAAGCGATAGCGGCGCCCACGCTCAACAACGCTACGTCGCCGGTAGTCAATCGCCCAGATCACCGATTTCGCTCAGGTCGGACTCGTGCGATCCACCGGCGCGCAGGGACTGCAGGGCGATCAGGATCACACCCACCTCAGCGATGACGATGATCAACCCGAGGAACTGCAGGGCGATGACCTGCGCCTCGCCGGTCAGCTTCCCGGTGAACTCAGAGGCGGCGGCGACCCAGCCGGCGCCAACTGCCCCACCCACCAGCGCCGATGATCCAGCGGTAGCTGCTGCGCTGCGGAACGTATGCCCTTCGATCATCGCCCGAATCCCTGACACACCCGTTCCTAGTCGCGCGTGAGCTTCCAGCGCGCCGGCGACGTGGTCACCAACCCGCGAGCTACGACCGCGTCTTGCTCGGCGCCGTTGAGGGTGGTGGTTGCCGACGTGGTCTGGACTTCGGAGACGTTGTGCGCCGCCCGGCTCTTCTTGGTCTCTTGCAGCAGCTTGATCAGCTCATGGGTTGGGTTCGCGCCGAGCCCGAGCAGCAGGCCAGATGCAACGACACCGACGCGCAGGGGCTGGCTCTCGGCCGCCGCGCTCGCCGCGGTGCTCGCGAGCGTTGCGTTGCCAACCAACACCGCTTCGAAGAGGTCGATGCCGAGTGCGCCCGCGACGACCAGTCCGATGAGCATGCCGAGGTACAGGCTGATGAGCCGACGGCCGGGATTGTCTTTGAACGTCCCGACGAAATTCGTTAGACCAGCGATGGCCTCGGTCGCGACTTTCACGGATGCGGTGACCTGCGGGTATTTCTGCTGGAGGACGTTGATGCCCTTCAGCGTGGCACTGCCGATCAACTGGACGCGTTGGTCGTCGGGCGCGAGGGTCCGAAGGTCCGCGATCGCCTGATCGATCTTCGCGATCTCGTCGTGTGCGGCGTCGATCTGCACCTGGGTCCATGTGCCCGCGGCCGCGAGTTGTTGGACCGCGTCCGTTGCGCCCGCGTACACCGGCGTGAGCACCCCGTTGAGGTCAGTGACCATCTCGTCGACCTTCGTCCCAACGATGCTCATGGGCCACCAGGCGCCGCGGAAGAAACCGACGATGGTCCACAGCGTCTCGATGCCGCGCTCGATGCCAACCGCGACGGTCGTGGCAAGCGCGACCGTCGCCGCGGCGTCGCGTGCTGCCGCCGTGGCGACCTTCCCGAACATCGCGACGTACACGGCGACGGCGACCACAATCAGCGTTCCAATCACCAACCACCAGAAGACCGTGCGCTGCAGGTTCGATGTCGACGACGAGCCAACGATCGCCACGGCTGCCCTCCCCGCTCGCCCTCACAGTTCCCCGCCAGCCCCGCCGGAAGCATACCCCTGCGTCTAGTAATACTCGTGCGTGCTTGCTGTCGGTCGCGCGGCGCCCGGGCCGATCAGACGCGCTCCCCGGCCCTCCAGGAGCGCGCTGGGGGCGGGGGCGGTAGCCCGTCGGTCGATGTCTAGTAAAACTAAGAAGACGTAAATTAGAGTCCCAGCCGCAGTCGGCGCGCCTCGCACACACAAAATCGGCGGCCGCCTGCGGAGGCATGACATGGCTAGGCAACTGGTGATCCTGCTGGCGGCCGTGGTCTCGCTACTCGTAGAAGCCAGTGAGGTGGCGCTGGCTGGACCGCGACCGCCCTGCGTTCCCGGTTGGGGTTGCTGAACCCCGTCAAGCGGTGGGCGGCCAGTCGGCCGCCCACCCGTTTCCGTATGCTCAAGTGGTGAGTACGCGAACCGTTAACGCGCGCCGCGTTCGACAGCGAGCGAAGGGACCGATCGATCCCGCATTCGGCGAGCGCGTGCGGTCACTGCGTCAGGGACGCCGCCTCACCCAAGCGGCGCTCGCGGGGGACGACTTTACCACTGGCTTCATCAGCTTGGTCGAGACCGGTCGTACACGGATCTCGCTGCGAGCGGCAGAGATCTTCGCGCGCCGCCTCGGGGTCGCGGTTTCAGAGTTGATGGTTCCCTCTGAGTCGGCACCCGCGGTCGAGCTCGAGCTTCTGCAGTCAGAACGCGCGCTGCTGTCGGGCAACGGCGCGGACGCGCTCGAGGCCGCCGAACGCGCCCACCGACGGAGCAAAGGCCTGGATCGAGCGCGTGCCGTACGGGCGCGCGGGCGCGCGCTCCTGAAGCTCGGCCGTGCGCAGGAAGCGCTCGCGGCGTTTGACAATGCAGCCCGGGACTTTCGCACCAGCGGGGCGCACGACCTTGCCGCACGCACGCTGCTGGACATGGCCCACGCCTACCGGCAGTTGGATGCGCCCGGCGAGGCGCTGCGGGTGGCGGTGCAGTGCGACACCGCGCTGCAGACCGCGCAGGTCGTCGACCGCACGCTGGAGCTACAGGTGCTGCTGTTCCTCGCGAATGCGTTCGTTCGCATGGGGGACTACGCATCGGCAAACGCCAGCGCCGAACGCGCGTTGCAGGTAGCCCGCGATGTCGGAGACGCTGGTGCGCTCGCCGAGCTGTACGCCGGGCTCGCGCTCACGCGTCACGCCCAAGGTGATTCGGAAGCGGCGGTCTCCTACACCGCGCGCAGTCTCCACCTCTATGAACAGCTCGGCCGCGAGCGCGCCGTCGCCGAGGCCTGGAATACCGCGGGCTGGGTGGCGATCAACCGTCGCGAGTACCGGCGCGCAAAGGAAGCTCTAGACCGCGCGGACGCGCTCGCCGCGCGCATCGATCACGGTGAGCTCGCGGCGCTGATCATCGCGACGCGGGCAGAGCTCGCCCTCGCGCAGGACAAAGCGGAAGAGGCGGTGCGCCTTGCCGAGCAGTCGCTCGCGCATCCCCGGGCCACGCGGTACGCGCGCGGCAACGCCACGCTCATCCGCGCACGAGCGTTGAGCGCGAGCCGTACGACGCTGCCACGTGTAGTCGCCGCGTTCGAGCAGGCGATCAAGGCGAACGCTGGCGAACCGCAAGCACGCAGAGCCGAGGTGCACGAGGCCTACGCGGATGCGTTGGCCGCGCGCAACCAGACGCAAGCAGCCTTTGAGCAGAGCAAACGGGCCCTCGCGCTCACCCGTCCTGCGAGTGCGTAGTGGCGCTCACACGTCGTCGTGCCGTCGAATCACATATGCACCCGGACGCAAGGCCTGCGCCCGATCTGGTCCCCAGGCCCGCTGCAGCCGCTCAAGCACAGGTTCCGGCAAATAGGGCAAGAGATGCAAGACCAGTTCCGCCGCGGGTTTGACGCTCAGACCCGCGATGACGGCGTAGAGGGCTCCGGAGGCGTCTGCTGCGCTCTCATCCAGCGACGGACATCGGAGCCTTTCGCACATTCCACGTACGTAGCGCGGCGTACCCTCCACGGCAAGTGACGCGGATGATCTGCGCGTGGAACGCGAGCCGGTGGGTGAGTTGCCGCGCGGCATCGACGGCAACGCGACCTGCCGGTCGATCAGGGTCGCGCGCGGCTTGGGCGTTTCGGGCGACGTGCTCGCGCAGATCCTTATTCGCCGGCGCGGTGTCGAGCAGCAGCTTGAGCGGATCCGGAACCTATACAGGTGGGGCGACATGGCTGAGGACGCGTACCTGACCCAACGCAAGCTGCTCACGCGCGACCTCGAGGAACTCCCAATCGCAGACGACCCTGTCCCACCGGCGGAAGCAATCGCCCTCGCCTCGCGCGTCGGCGAGCTGTGGGGGGAGATGACCGACGACGAGCGTCGGCGCTTCGTGGAGGAGTGGTTCGATGAGCTTCGGCTTGGGCGGGACGGCACGATAGCAGTGCGCGCGAGAGAGACCTACCGCGAGATTGTCTTCAGCGCTCTTGACGCGTGGTGGAGGTCGGACCCGTCACGCCACCTTGGCGCCTTGCACCTCCTCAATGACCTTGACGCGCTTCATCTTCAGCTGAGCGTGAGCTGTGATGGCGTGGCGCCTAATAGCGGGACAAGGCGATGGTCCTGCACGTCGTTGCTCATGATTCCAGTGCGTTTTTCATCTCTGCGAACATCGCCACGCGCTTTGTCTTCAGCGTTCCGGGCGCGTAAGCGGCATGCCAATCGGTGCCCGTCTCGTCAAGCGTGAGCGCCTTCAGCGCCTGATCGTCCTGCTTGCCCTTGCGCGCTTCGGTCACCGAGCGGAAGTAGTAGTGGAAGAAGAGGCGGTTGAACTCGGTGAAGTAGATGTCGGCGACACGGGTGTCGCCTCGGATGATGACCATGTTCTCATCGTTGTCGTTGGTCGACGCCTTGCTGAAGTTCGCCGAGCCAGTCACGACGATCGGATCGTCGCTGAGCGGATCGTGTAGCAGGAACTTCGAATGGATGTAAGCGACGTGCTTGTTGAGCTGGAGCTCGCGCGTATTCGTCTCGTTGACCCACTGATAAAGGGGCGCCTTGATGAACGAGCCCCATGCCTCGTAAACGTTGTTCTTTGCGTTCAGGGCCACGAACGCGGTCTTCGGCTTCGTCCCGGCCTTGGGCTTTGACGGCACGTCGCGCTTCTCCAGGAGCATGAAGATGAGCGGGCCAGCAGCGTCGTTGTTACTGAGCACGTCCTTGAATTGCTTGCCTATGCCGAACGCGAGCGTGATCGCGGCAGACTTCTTCGAACTGTCCACCAGCTTCGCGTACGAGTTGAGGACAGCGAGTCCTTGCCGGGGGGAGAAGACTGGCATGACCCCCTTGATCGCATCCATCGTCGTCGGTGGCTTCGCGATCGCCTCGACCCTCGCGCGATAGTCCTTCTTCTTCTTGTTCGCGTCGGTCCTCGCGTCGCCCTTCTGCGAACCGGGGTCGGTCGAGAGAAGCTTCCAGTACTTCTGGTACGCGCTCGCGACCTTCGCGTCCCGGATCCAGTGCCCGACGTTCGTCTGCCCGAAGATGCCGCCCTGCGTGATGTTCGTCGAGCCCGTCCACACCTCTGCCGGCGCGGCTCTTTTTCCTTTCAGCAGGACCATGAACTTGTTGTGCTCGATGTTGGCCGGATTTGCTTCGCGCCAAATGACGGCGGAGCCCGGGAGGTGGGCTGCGTCTTTCGTCTTCTCGTTCTCATCTCGGGGGAATGGCGGGCTGACCTTCCCGGTCTTCTTGCTCTTCTTCCCGTTCTGTTTGCCGTCGAGGATGATTCGGACTTTCACGCCGCCCGAAGTGCGCGCAGTTTGGAGCGCATTCGCGACGGGCTGGTAGCTGAATTCGTAGAAGCAGCAGAGCAGCGTGTCGCCTTTCTTCGCATTCCTGATGAATTCAAGGATGCCCTGGTCGAGCTTGCGCGACAGCCACTTGTATGCATCCGCCCGTTTTGCTGCTGGCAGCTTGTCCGGCTTCTTGTTCCCGTACTTGCGAGCGTAGGCCTGACTGCTGGCGACGCCGCGGTTGAAGAACACGTCATGCGTCTTCGTGCTGAAGAGCTTCTCTGTCCGTACTTTGATGGAGATCGCTGGGTAGTCAGTGCGCGGCACTAGGTGCGTCTTCGTTCCCTCGAGCGGCGTGACGACGTACTCGTACGGCCGGTCGTCGAGCACGTTGAAGTCGTCCCACACGAAACTTTGGAGTGGGTGCTTCCACATGCTCTTTTCGGGGATCGACGTGGTCGACGTCCCAATCTCGGACTTGAACACTTTCGAGTTGAGCATGGGGAGGGTGCGATTCTTCGCACCATTCGGCAAGCTCGTGTCGGTCCGATCGATCGCGAAGCCGAAGAGCCCGGTGCGTGCCACGTCGGTCGCGGCGATCCCGAACGAGACCGTCCCGTTGCCGCTCACTGCGAAGACCTGGATGCCGTTGACGACCTTCGACTTGAAACGCATCGCCGCCTCCCCGCATGCTCTCTGCGGCGGACGGTCTAACGAGCGGCGTCCGCGACGCCGTCGAGAGTGACCGTCGACGAGCGTAGATCGCTCATGACATGGAACCTCCGTGTGAAAAGAAGCCTACTCGTCAGCAACTGGGTTGCGTGCGCTATGCGGTCGCGCTGTCCTTCACACCGGGCTGCATGCTTCGCGGTGCTCGGCGGTCGGGTCCTCCGCCGCGGCAAACGTTGGCCCGATCACGTGGCGGCCACGGAGAAATGCCGCTACTTGCGCTTGCGCCCTGCCGCCAGCGTCTTCGCTGCTTTGGTTTCGTTCTTCTCGCGTGTGTGAGGGTTGCGCAATGCCTTTCCCGCCTGGCTGAGCTGTGTCTTCGTCGGCTTCGCCATTGATCTCTCCTTCTAAGTCGATGTCCGCGGTCAGGCTAGAGCAGACCGTTGCGACGTAACTGCCTGACCAACTCCTCGCGGAAGAGCGCCGTTGCGACAAACAGGATGGCTAGGCCGATCACATGCTTTGTGCCCACTCTCGCCACCGCCTTTCGCCTTCCGTGCCAGTATATCCATTCGGATATGTCGCGTCTGAGGGCCGGCCCGCCCTAGATTTGGGTCAATGCACGAAGGCTCACCGATCGACCAGGGCAAGATCATCGAGCGGCTGGTTCAAGCGCGCGCAGATCGTGGCCTGACACAGGCATACGTCGCCGAACGGATGGGAACGACCCAGCCGTACATCGCGCGTCTCGAGTCCGCTACCAGCGACCCGCGCCTGTCGACGATCCTGC includes:
- a CDS encoding tetratricopeptide repeat protein, with the translated sequence MRWRWLDRDRPAFPVGVAEPRQAVGGQSAAHPFPYAQVVSTRTVNARRVRQRAKGPIDPAFGERVRSLRQGRRLTQAALAGDDFTTGFISLVETGRTRISLRAAEIFARRLGVAVSELMVPSESAPAVELELLQSERALLSGNGADALEAAERAHRRSKGLDRARAVRARGRALLKLGRAQEALAAFDNAARDFRTSGAHDLAARTLLDMAHAYRQLDAPGEALRVAVQCDTALQTAQVVDRTLELQVLLFLANAFVRMGDYASANASAERALQVARDVGDAGALAELYAGLALTRHAQGDSEAAVSYTARSLHLYEQLGRERAVAEAWNTAGWVAINRREYRRAKEALDRADALAARIDHGELAALIIATRAELALAQDKAEEAVRLAEQSLAHPRATRYARGNATLIRARALSASRTTLPRVVAAFEQAIKANAGEPQARRAEVHEAYADALAARNQTQAAFEQSKRALALTRPASA
- a CDS encoding phospholipase D-like domain-containing protein, which produces MRFKSKVVNGIQVFAVSGNGTVSFGIAATDVARTGLFGFAIDRTDTSLPNGAKNRTLPMLNSKVFKSEIGTSTTSIPEKSMWKHPLQSFVWDDFNVLDDRPYEYVVTPLEGTKTHLVPRTDYPAISIKVRTEKLFSTKTHDVFFNRGVASSQAYARKYGNKKPDKLPAAKRADAYKWLSRKLDQGILEFIRNAKKGDTLLCCFYEFSYQPVANALQTARTSGGVKVRIILDGKQNGKKSKKTGKVSPPFPRDENEKTKDAAHLPGSAVIWREANPANIEHNKFMVLLKGKRAAPAEVWTGSTNITQGGIFGQTNVGHWIRDAKVASAYQKYWKLLSTDPGSQKGDARTDANKKKKDYRARVEAIAKPPTTMDAIKGVMPVFSPRQGLAVLNSYAKLVDSSKKSAAITLAFGIGKQFKDVLSNNDAAGPLIFMLLEKRDVPSKPKAGTKPKTAFVALNAKNNVYEAWGSFIKAPLYQWVNETNTRELQLNKHVAYIHSKFLLHDPLSDDPIVVTGSANFSKASTNDNDENMVIIRGDTRVADIYFTEFNRLFFHYYFRSVTEARKGKQDDQALKALTLDETGTDWHAAYAPGTLKTKRVAMFAEMKNALES
- a CDS encoding helix-turn-helix domain-containing protein, translating into MHEGSPIDQGKIIERLVQARADRGLTQAYVAERMGTTQPYIARLESATSDPRLSTILRYAAIVAGAALLATILADLDTQGKGRRGSR